Proteins found in one Microbacterium sp. LWS13-1.2 genomic segment:
- a CDS encoding TadA family conjugal transfer-associated ATPase, with amino-acid sequence MLAPFAAYLDEPDVTDLFVNGGAGLFVDRGAGVVAAREWRATEEEVRDLAVAIIGAGGRHIDDATPCVDVRLEGGIRVHAVLPPIAPEGTVLSIRVPRLEVATLDDLQRTGMFDERMRRRLGEAIAARANLLVSGAAGAGKTTLLAALLAEAPDHERIVTIEDVAELRIVHPHHVRLEARQPNIEGAGGIGLARLVREALRMRPDRLVVGECRGDEVRELLSALNTGHDGGAGTVHANSLRDVPVRLEALGALAGLDDHALARQAASAIGLVLHVERGADGARRIVAAGRPVMDGDGRLAIEEARWVGER; translated from the coding sequence GTGCTCGCGCCCTTCGCGGCGTACCTCGACGAACCCGACGTCACGGACCTCTTCGTCAACGGCGGCGCGGGACTCTTCGTCGACCGCGGTGCGGGGGTCGTCGCGGCACGCGAGTGGCGGGCCACAGAAGAAGAGGTACGCGATCTCGCCGTCGCAATCATCGGTGCGGGCGGGCGGCACATCGACGACGCGACGCCGTGCGTCGACGTGCGGCTCGAGGGAGGCATACGCGTGCACGCCGTCCTGCCGCCGATCGCACCGGAGGGGACAGTGCTCTCGATCCGCGTGCCGCGTCTGGAGGTCGCGACGCTCGACGACCTGCAGCGTACGGGCATGTTCGACGAACGCATGCGGCGCCGGCTCGGCGAGGCGATCGCGGCGCGAGCGAATCTCCTGGTCTCCGGCGCGGCCGGCGCCGGGAAGACCACCCTGCTCGCCGCACTGCTCGCCGAGGCTCCCGACCATGAGCGGATCGTGACGATCGAGGATGTCGCGGAGCTGCGGATCGTGCACCCGCATCACGTCCGGCTGGAGGCGCGCCAGCCCAACATCGAGGGCGCCGGTGGCATCGGTCTGGCGCGGCTGGTGCGCGAAGCCCTGCGCATGCGCCCTGACCGGCTCGTGGTCGGCGAGTGCCGCGGCGACGAGGTGCGCGAGCTGCTGTCGGCGCTCAACACCGGTCACGACGGCGGCGCCGGGACGGTGCACGCGAACAGCCTGCGGGACGTGCCCGTCCGGCTCGAGGCGCTCGGCGCCCTCGCGGGGCTCGACGATCATGCCCTGGCACGCCAGGCGGCCAGCGCGATCGGGCTGGTGCTGCACGTCGAGAGGGGCGCGGACGGAGCGCGGCGCATCGTCGCGGCCGGGCGCCCGGTGATGGACGGCGACGGTCGCCTCGCCATCGAGGAGGCGCGATGGGTCGGCGAGCGATGA
- the topA gene encoding type I DNA topoisomerase, with translation MAEGKKLVIVESPTKMRSIQGYLGDGYEVLSSVGHIRDLADKRDIPADKKQAYGKYSIDVENGFDPYYVESERGKKTVAELKRALKGADELLLATDEDREGEAIAWHLLQTLKPKVPVKRMVFHEITKDAIQAAVGNTRELDLALVDAQETRRILDRLYGWDVSPVLWYKVQQGTSAGRVQSAATRLVVDRERERMAFVSASYWDIEALAAPNRPQGIDESFSTRLARLDGAVLARGTDFDDKGQLKKAVVVLDEAQVRELAAAIEAAGEASVTALESKPGTRSPKPPFTTSTLQQEAGRKLSMSAKHAMGVAQRLYEKGYITYMRTDSTALSTQAIEAAREQAVAMYGAASVPLNPRTYRNNSKNAQEAHEAIRPSGETFRTPSDVSSQLDRDELRLYDLIWKRTMASQMSDAKYETTTVTLEVAAGGRRAEFTASGTVYTFKGFLEAYEEGRDEKRSDADKSDDQALPAMAVGDVLRLREVEPKGHSTSPKPRYTEASLVKALEEKGIGRPSTFASIIDVILNRGYVTKRGQALIPSWLAFSVVRLLEQHFADLVDYDFTAALEDDLDAIARGEQKRQDWLQEFYFGSTDHVGLRNIVENLGEIDARALNSTPIGDVATLRFGKYGPYLEVPDKENPDAEPRRVNIPEDLAPDELTPSRAQELIDAPVAGDRVLGENPASGKLVVVKDGRFGPYVQETDPPAAEEVDEETGEVVAVEPEPAPKKRGAKKEAAPKPRTASLFKSMSVDTIDLDTALQLLDLPRTVGLDPETQEPITAQNGRYGPYLKKGTDSRTLQSEQQIFDITLDEALAVYAQPKYGARGASSALKEFEADPTSGKAIKLKDGRFGPYVTDGETNATIPKGEDAMEVTFERAVQLLADKRAKGPAKRPARRTTTTRKPAAKK, from the coding sequence TTGGCAGAAGGCAAGAAGCTCGTCATCGTCGAGTCACCGACGAAGATGAGGTCGATCCAGGGGTATCTCGGCGACGGCTACGAGGTGCTGAGCTCGGTCGGCCACATCCGCGACCTCGCGGATAAGCGCGACATCCCGGCAGACAAGAAGCAGGCGTACGGGAAGTACTCGATCGACGTCGAGAACGGCTTCGACCCCTACTACGTCGAGAGCGAGCGCGGCAAGAAGACCGTCGCCGAGCTCAAGCGCGCGCTGAAGGGGGCGGACGAACTCCTGCTCGCCACCGATGAAGATCGCGAAGGCGAAGCCATCGCGTGGCACCTGCTCCAGACGCTCAAGCCCAAGGTCCCGGTCAAGCGCATGGTGTTCCACGAGATCACCAAGGACGCGATCCAGGCCGCCGTCGGCAACACGCGCGAACTCGACCTCGCGCTCGTCGATGCCCAGGAGACCCGGCGCATCCTCGACCGCCTGTACGGCTGGGACGTCAGCCCCGTGCTCTGGTACAAGGTTCAGCAGGGCACCTCGGCGGGCCGTGTGCAGTCGGCCGCCACCCGCCTCGTGGTCGACCGCGAGCGCGAGCGGATGGCTTTCGTGTCGGCGTCCTACTGGGACATCGAGGCGCTCGCTGCGCCCAACCGGCCGCAGGGCATCGACGAGTCGTTCTCGACGCGCCTCGCGCGCCTCGACGGCGCAGTTCTCGCCCGCGGCACCGACTTCGACGACAAGGGCCAGCTGAAGAAGGCCGTCGTCGTCCTCGACGAGGCGCAGGTGCGCGAGCTCGCCGCGGCCATCGAAGCTGCGGGCGAGGCATCCGTCACCGCTCTGGAGTCCAAGCCCGGAACCCGCAGCCCCAAGCCCCCCTTCACGACGTCCACGCTCCAGCAGGAGGCCGGGCGCAAGCTCTCGATGAGCGCCAAGCACGCCATGGGCGTCGCACAGCGGCTCTACGAGAAGGGGTACATCACCTATATGCGCACGGACTCGACCGCACTGTCGACGCAGGCCATCGAGGCCGCGCGCGAGCAGGCGGTCGCGATGTACGGCGCCGCGTCGGTGCCGCTGAACCCGCGCACCTACCGCAACAACAGCAAGAACGCCCAGGAGGCGCACGAGGCGATCCGCCCGTCGGGCGAGACCTTCCGCACGCCCTCCGACGTGTCGAGTCAGCTCGACCGCGACGAGCTCCGCCTGTACGACCTCATCTGGAAGCGCACCATGGCGAGCCAGATGTCCGACGCGAAGTACGAGACCACCACCGTGACCCTCGAGGTCGCGGCGGGCGGGCGTCGTGCCGAGTTCACGGCTTCCGGAACCGTCTACACCTTCAAGGGCTTCCTCGAGGCCTACGAAGAGGGGCGCGACGAGAAGCGCAGCGACGCCGACAAGTCCGACGACCAGGCGCTTCCCGCGATGGCCGTGGGCGACGTGCTGCGGCTTCGCGAGGTCGAGCCGAAGGGACACTCGACGAGCCCCAAGCCGCGCTACACCGAGGCCAGCCTCGTCAAGGCGCTGGAGGAGAAGGGCATCGGCCGCCCGTCGACCTTCGCGAGCATCATCGACGTGATCCTGAACCGCGGCTACGTCACCAAGCGCGGCCAGGCCCTGATCCCGAGCTGGCTCGCGTTCAGCGTGGTGCGCCTGCTCGAACAGCACTTCGCCGACCTCGTCGACTACGACTTCACCGCGGCGCTCGAGGACGACCTCGACGCCATCGCACGCGGCGAGCAGAAGCGCCAGGACTGGCTGCAGGAGTTCTACTTCGGCTCCACCGACCACGTCGGTCTCCGCAACATCGTCGAGAACCTCGGCGAGATCGACGCCCGCGCACTCAACTCCACGCCGATCGGCGATGTCGCGACCCTGCGGTTCGGCAAGTACGGGCCGTACCTCGAGGTGCCCGACAAGGAGAATCCGGATGCCGAGCCCCGCCGCGTCAACATCCCCGAGGATCTCGCGCCCGACGAACTGACCCCGTCGCGGGCGCAGGAGCTCATCGACGCGCCCGTGGCGGGCGACCGCGTGCTGGGAGAGAACCCGGCGAGCGGCAAGCTCGTGGTCGTGAAGGACGGACGCTTCGGCCCGTACGTGCAGGAGACCGACCCGCCGGCGGCGGAAGAGGTCGACGAGGAGACCGGCGAAGTCGTCGCGGTCGAGCCCGAGCCCGCGCCGAAGAAGCGCGGCGCGAAGAAAGAGGCAGCGCCCAAACCGCGGACGGCGTCCCTCTTCAAGTCGATGTCGGTCGACACCATCGACCTCGACACCGCACTCCAGCTGCTCGACCTTCCGCGCACGGTCGGCCTCGACCCCGAGACCCAGGAGCCGATCACCGCGCAGAACGGCCGGTACGGTCCGTACCTCAAGAAGGGCACCGACTCGCGGACGCTGCAGAGCGAGCAGCAGATCTTCGACATCACGCTCGATGAGGCGCTCGCCGTGTACGCGCAGCCGAAGTATGGCGCCCGCGGCGCCTCCTCGGCGCTGAAGGAGTTCGAAGCCGACCCCACGAGCGGCAAGGCGATCAAGCTCAAGGACGGCCGGTTCGGTCCGTACGTCACCGACGGCGAGACGAACGCGACGATCCCGAAGGGCGAGGACGCGATGGAGGTCACGTTCGAGCGCGCGGTGCAGCTGCTGGCCGACAAGCGGGCGAAGGGTCCGGCCAAGCGTCCGGCGCGGCGCACGACGACCACGCGCAAGCCCGCGGCGAAGAAGTGA
- a CDS encoding type II secretion system F family protein, protein MGRRAMTRPQPASDRSGRFGGLASRGRLLRRRGQSAPSPAADVAATVLRLAVLLQAGVSPARAWQHLADAGDPSAALVVSSIDAGMPLPAAVAAAGPGAWPDVAAACQVALVVGAPLAECLRGLAVALRDAHEAADDVRVALAEPAGTARLMSWLPLVAVGLGAALGFDTFGTLFTNPLGLACLAGGAILMVVAQRWTSRLVRGAHASDDIPGLEAELIAIALTGGVSIDRARSVVRDARASRAARPPTAEGVGVGLAPAPRHADAAREAGSYDVDAVLALSRTAGVPAVELLRASASHERHRARIDGRLRVARLSSRLLLPLGVCTLPAFLLLGVAPMMLSVMSTMSVSL, encoded by the coding sequence ATGGGTCGGCGAGCGATGACGCGCCCGCAGCCGGCGTCCGATAGGTCGGGCCGGTTCGGCGGTCTGGCGTCGCGGGGGCGCTTGCTGCGGCGGCGCGGGCAGTCGGCCCCGTCGCCGGCCGCGGATGTCGCTGCGACGGTGCTGCGGCTCGCCGTGCTGCTGCAGGCCGGGGTGTCTCCCGCCAGGGCGTGGCAGCACCTCGCCGACGCGGGCGATCCATCGGCGGCACTGGTCGTGTCGTCGATCGACGCGGGGATGCCCCTGCCCGCGGCGGTGGCGGCAGCCGGACCGGGCGCATGGCCCGATGTCGCGGCGGCCTGTCAGGTCGCCCTCGTCGTCGGAGCGCCCCTCGCCGAGTGCCTGCGCGGGCTGGCCGTCGCGTTGCGCGACGCGCACGAGGCGGCCGACGATGTGCGTGTCGCGCTCGCCGAACCGGCCGGGACGGCGCGGCTGATGAGCTGGTTGCCGCTCGTGGCGGTCGGATTGGGAGCAGCGCTGGGCTTCGACACGTTCGGGACACTCTTCACCAACCCCCTGGGACTCGCCTGCCTCGCCGGTGGTGCGATCCTCATGGTGGTGGCGCAGCGCTGGACGTCGCGCCTGGTGCGCGGCGCCCACGCGTCCGATGACATCCCGGGTCTCGAAGCCGAGCTGATCGCGATCGCGCTGACGGGTGGTGTCTCGATCGATCGGGCGCGCTCGGTCGTCCGCGATGCCCGCGCATCCCGCGCCGCGCGGCCGCCGACGGCCGAGGGCGTCGGCGTCGGGCTTGCGCCGGCGCCACGTCACGCCGACGCCGCTCGCGAGGCCGGAAGCTATGACGTGGATGCCGTGCTGGCGCTCTCCCGCACGGCCGGCGTGCCGGCGGTGGAGCTGCTGCGCGCGTCCGCCTCCCACGAGCGCCACCGGGCCCGCATCGACGGGCGGCTCCGCGTCGCGCGACTCTCATCGCGACTGCTGCTCCCGCTCGGAGTCTGCACGCTGCCCGCGTTCCTCCTGCTCGGAGTCGCCCCGATGATGCTGAGCGTCATGTCGACGATGTCGGTCTCGCTGTGA
- a CDS encoding DUF4244 domain-containing protein, giving the protein MSFPWSKPSLPTLTRRRAERLFRPQRVDGAPADDTGAATAEYAIATMAAVAFAGLLVVIMRSDEVRGILTDLVRRALTVA; this is encoded by the coding sequence ATGTCCTTCCCCTGGAGCAAGCCCTCGTTGCCGACTCTCACCCGTCGACGCGCGGAGCGCCTCTTCCGCCCACAGCGGGTCGACGGCGCGCCGGCCGACGACACGGGCGCCGCGACGGCCGAATACGCGATAGCGACGATGGCGGCCGTGGCGTTCGCGGGCCTCCTGGTCGTCATCATGCGCAGCGACGAGGTGCGCGGCATCCTCACGGACCTCGTGCGACGCGCGCTCACGGTGGCATGA
- a CDS encoding TadE family type IV pilus minor pilin: MSRPRLGDDRGSVVAEFAVALPALVLVLVVGVGALAGASRQVRLQDAVADAARLSARGESDERARSAVSAAVVGASVDIVPRGELVCVSASASALFGLRITATGCALGGGL, from the coding sequence ATGAGCCGCCCGCGGCTGGGCGACGACCGCGGGTCGGTCGTCGCCGAGTTCGCGGTCGCGCTGCCCGCCCTCGTGCTCGTGCTCGTCGTCGGAGTCGGAGCGCTCGCCGGCGCGTCGCGGCAAGTGCGCCTGCAGGATGCCGTGGCGGACGCCGCGCGCCTGAGCGCGCGCGGCGAGTCGGACGAGCGTGCGCGTTCCGCCGTGTCGGCGGCGGTGGTCGGGGCATCCGTCGACATCGTCCCGCGCGGCGAGCTGGTGTGCGTGAGCGCGTCCGCGTCGGCGCTGTTCGGGCTCCGGATCACCGCCACCGGCTGCGCGCTGGGCGGCGGCCTGTGA
- a CDS encoding Rv3654c family TadE-like protein codes for MAVTGIVAAAAVLASGLAMVGGAAVAGQRLASAADAGALAAADAASGAIPGVPCERAAEVAGTFGATVEDCRLDGLIATITVSAQLGPVTARAAARAGPPP; via the coding sequence ATGGCGGTCACCGGTATCGTGGCCGCCGCGGCGGTCCTCGCGTCAGGTCTCGCGATGGTCGGCGGCGCGGCGGTCGCCGGGCAGCGGCTGGCATCCGCGGCGGACGCCGGTGCCCTTGCCGCAGCGGACGCTGCATCGGGCGCGATCCCGGGAGTTCCGTGCGAGCGTGCAGCCGAGGTCGCCGGCACGTTCGGAGCAACCGTGGAGGACTGCCGACTGGACGGGCTCATCGCGACGATCACCGTCTCCGCGCAGCTGGGACCGGTGACCGCGCGGGCCGCGGCACGCGCAGGCCCACCGCCGTGA